In the Deinococcus aerolatus genome, one interval contains:
- a CDS encoding V-type ATP synthase subunit E, whose protein sequence is MALDKLLENEAQTEIERIRAEARERADAIVAGARERAEALVSGRARALDVARQSGLVRARSAADLDSNAQRLTATDTLQAQAFQTAEQYIRSSVTAPEYPQIMMKLISEGLQALPGAVAVETHTDEQDAARRALDFLGGEASTVEVRVNDSVQTGVRLIGPDGKTSIQNTLVGRLGRVREELAPQITRLLAE, encoded by the coding sequence ATGGCGCTCGACAAGCTGCTGGAAAACGAGGCCCAGACTGAAATCGAGCGCATCCGCGCCGAGGCCAGGGAACGTGCCGACGCCATCGTCGCCGGGGCCAGAGAACGCGCCGAGGCCCTGGTCTCGGGCCGCGCCCGCGCGCTGGACGTTGCCCGGCAGTCGGGCCTGGTGCGCGCGCGAAGCGCCGCTGACCTGGACAGCAACGCCCAGCGCCTGACGGCCACCGACACCCTGCAGGCGCAGGCCTTTCAGACCGCCGAGCAGTACATCCGCAGTTCGGTCACCGCGCCCGAGTACCCGCAGATCATGATGAAGCTGATCAGCGAGGGCCTGCAGGCCCTGCCGGGCGCCGTGGCGGTGGAAACCCACACGGACGAGCAGGACGCCGCCCGCCGCGCCCTGGATTTCCTGGGCGGCGAGGCCAGCACGGTGGAAGTGCGCGTCAACGACAGCGTGCAGACCGGCGTGCGGTTGATCGGGCCGGACGGCAAGACCAGCATTCAGAACACGCTGGTGGGCCGTCTGGGCCGCGTGCGCGAGGAACTTGCGCCGCAGATCACCCGGCTGCTGGCCGAGTAG
- a CDS encoding DUF4126 domain-containing protein: MELLSGLLSSLGLSGAAGLNAYVPLLLVGLLSRTGVMNLNEPFNLLGNPWVLLVIGVIGLLDFVGDKIPGIDTALHLLGGVVNTAAGAVLFAAQTGVADVPPALSLALGVIVAGGVHATRTAVRPVATATTGGLGNPVVSTLEDATSLLMAVLAVFVPVLAVLLLAVLVFVGYRLWGRLRGRRRAL; the protein is encoded by the coding sequence ATGGAACTCCTGTCCGGCCTCCTGTCCTCGCTGGGCCTGTCGGGCGCGGCGGGCCTGAACGCCTACGTGCCGCTGCTGCTGGTCGGCCTGCTTTCGCGGACCGGGGTCATGAACCTCAACGAGCCGTTCAATCTGCTGGGCAATCCCTGGGTGCTGCTGGTCATCGGCGTGATCGGTCTGCTGGATTTCGTGGGCGACAAGATTCCCGGCATCGACACCGCGCTGCATCTGCTGGGGGGCGTGGTCAACACGGCGGCAGGCGCAGTTCTGTTTGCCGCGCAGACCGGCGTGGCCGATGTGCCTCCGGCCCTAAGCCTCGCGCTGGGCGTGATCGTGGCGGGCGGGGTGCATGCCACCCGCACGGCGGTTCGCCCCGTCGCCACCGCCACCACGGGCGGGCTGGGCAACCCGGTGGTCAGCACCCTGGAGGACGCAACGAGTCTGCTGATGGCCGTGCTGGCCGTGTTCGTGCCGGTGCTGGCCGTGCTGCTGCTGGCCGTCTTGGTGTTCGTCGGCTACCGCCTGTGGGGCCGCTTGCGGGGCCGACGCCGGGCGCTGTAG
- the rplT gene encoding 50S ribosomal protein L20, producing the protein MARVKTGIVRRRRHKKVLKRAKGFWGSRSRQYRNAFQTLLNAATYEYRDRRNKKRDFRRLWIQRINAGARLHGMNYSTFIGGLRLAGIDLNRKVLSDIAAREPEAFKALVDAAQGAHNNKAA; encoded by the coding sequence ATGGCCCGCGTCAAGACCGGTATCGTCCGCCGCCGCCGTCACAAGAAGGTGCTGAAGCGCGCCAAGGGCTTCTGGGGCTCGCGCAGCAGGCAGTACCGCAACGCCTTCCAGACGCTGCTGAACGCTGCCACCTACGAGTACCGCGATCGCCGCAACAAGAAGCGCGACTTCCGCCGCCTGTGGATCCAGCGCATCAACGCCGGCGCACGTCTGCACGGCATGAACTACTCCACCTTCATCGGTGGCCTGCGTCTGGCCGGCATCGACCTGAACCGCAAGGTGCTGTCCGACATCGCCGCCCGTGAACCCGAAGCCTTCAAGGCGCTGGTGGACGCGGCCCAGGGCGCGCACAACAACAAAGCCGCCTGA
- a CDS encoding V-type ATPase subunit subunit G family protein gives MDVSSKVLSELAQREAALDAQIEAAREEARQTVAAAEAQAAGIMRDAEAQAAAMQAQHDEQLAAEVARIREESGAQAREQAQGTREQAGAKLGQAVETIMRAVLP, from the coding sequence TTGGACGTCTCAAGTAAGGTCTTAAGTGAACTGGCGCAGCGGGAAGCGGCGCTGGACGCGCAGATCGAAGCGGCGCGCGAGGAAGCCCGGCAGACCGTCGCCGCTGCCGAGGCGCAGGCCGCCGGGATCATGCGGGACGCCGAAGCACAGGCCGCGGCCATGCAGGCCCAGCACGACGAGCAGCTTGCGGCCGAGGTGGCCCGGATTCGTGAAGAATCCGGGGCACAGGCCCGTGAGCAGGCCCAGGGCACGCGTGAGCAGGCCGGCGCCAAGCTGGGTCAGGCGGTCGAAACCATCATGCGGGCGGTGCTGCCGTGA
- the rpmI gene encoding 50S ribosomal protein L35, with the protein MPKMKTLKSAVRRIKITGTGKVMAFKSGKRHQNTGKSGDEIRGKGKGFVLAQSEWARMKKALPYKGGK; encoded by the coding sequence ATGCCCAAGATGAAGACACTCAAGAGCGCTGTGCGCCGGATCAAGATCACCGGCACCGGCAAAGTTATGGCGTTCAAGAGCGGCAAGCGCCACCAGAACACCGGCAAGAGCGGCGACGAGATTCGCGGCAAGGGCAAGGGCTTCGTGCTGGCCCAGAGCGAGTGGGCGCGCATGAAAAAAGCGCTGCCCTATAAGGGAGGCAAATAA
- a CDS encoding P-II family nitrogen regulator — MKLVTAVIRPERVQQVKEALFQAGISGITLSRVSGHGGEQEIVEHYRGRRVMIEFRDKVEIRIAVSEPFEQAAIEAICRGARTGEVGDGKIFVQPLERVIRIRTSEEGDAALTPVTETRLTPA; from the coding sequence ATGAAACTGGTCACGGCAGTCATCAGGCCCGAACGGGTTCAGCAGGTCAAGGAAGCGCTGTTTCAGGCAGGCATCAGCGGCATCACGCTCTCCAGGGTCAGCGGTCACGGCGGCGAGCAGGAAATCGTGGAGCACTACCGGGGAAGGCGCGTGATGATCGAGTTCCGCGACAAGGTGGAGATCCGCATCGCGGTCAGCGAACCCTTTGAGCAGGCGGCCATCGAGGCGATCTGCCGGGGCGCACGCACCGGAGAGGTGGGCGACGGCAAGATTTTTGTGCAGCCGCTGGAACGGGTGATCCGCATCCGCACCAGCGAGGAGGGCGACGCCGCCCTGACGCCCGTCACCGAGACACGGTTGACCCCCGCATGA
- a CDS encoding YbaB/EbfC family nucleoid-associated protein has translation MDMKKLMKQMQQAQSAAARIQEDLAAKSVEGSASGLVTVTMNGHGKVTALKIKPEAVDPDDVEALEDLILVAIQDASAQADALQQDATRGLGIPGF, from the coding sequence ATGGACATGAAGAAACTGATGAAGCAGATGCAGCAGGCCCAGAGCGCCGCCGCCAGGATTCAGGAAGACCTGGCCGCCAAATCGGTGGAGGGCAGCGCCAGCGGTCTGGTCACGGTCACCATGAACGGCCACGGCAAGGTCACGGCCCTCAAGATCAAGCCCGAGGCGGTGGACCCGGACGACGTGGAGGCCCTGGAGGACCTGATTCTGGTGGCCATTCAGGACGCCAGCGCCCAGGCCGACGCCCTGCAGCAGGACGCCACTCGCGGGCTGGGAATTCCCGGATTTTGA
- the moaA gene encoding GTP 3',8-cyclase MoaA: MLLDQLGRPLRDLRISVTDRCNLRCTYCMPADIFGPSYAFLPRTELLSFEEIERLARTFVGLGVQKLRITGGEPTLRRDLPELISRLARIDGVQDIALTTNGLLLPRLAADLQAAGLNRVTVSIDSLDPEVFGRMNGLGTHPQKVLDGIEAALTAGLGVKINTVVQRGVNEDGLRNLWLALRGRAVLRFIEFMDVGNHNGWNLDSVVPSREVLARLSADGTGAEFRPVSPNYAGEVAARHVGADGHEIGLISSVSAPFCGDCSRARVSAVGVLYSCLFAGSGTDLRAPLRAGADDTAMHRLIADVWRARQDRYSEERGEVTRAQRKEQKVEMSHIGG, translated from the coding sequence ATGTTGCTTGACCAGTTGGGACGGCCCCTGCGAGACCTGCGGATCAGCGTGACTGACCGCTGCAACCTGCGCTGTACCTACTGCATGCCCGCCGACATCTTCGGCCCCAGTTACGCCTTCCTGCCCCGCACCGAACTGCTGAGCTTCGAGGAAATCGAACGGCTGGCCCGCACTTTTGTCGGTCTGGGCGTACAGAAGCTGCGCATCACTGGCGGCGAACCCACGCTGCGCCGCGACCTACCGGAGCTGATCTCGCGGCTGGCCCGCATTGACGGCGTGCAGGACATCGCCCTGACCACCAACGGACTGCTGCTGCCGCGTCTGGCGGCGGACCTGCAGGCAGCGGGCCTGAACCGCGTGACGGTCAGCATCGACAGCCTCGATCCCGAGGTCTTCGGGCGCATGAACGGCCTGGGCACCCACCCGCAAAAGGTGCTGGACGGTATCGAGGCCGCGCTGACGGCAGGCCTGGGCGTCAAGATCAACACGGTGGTGCAGCGCGGCGTCAACGAGGACGGGCTGCGGAACCTGTGGCTGGCGCTGCGTGGCCGGGCGGTGCTGCGCTTTATCGAGTTCATGGATGTGGGCAACCACAACGGCTGGAATCTGGACAGCGTGGTGCCGTCGCGTGAGGTGCTGGCCCGCCTGAGCGCCGACGGCACCGGTGCGGAGTTCAGGCCGGTCAGCCCCAACTACGCGGGCGAGGTGGCCGCCCGCCACGTCGGCGCGGACGGCCACGAAATCGGGCTGATTTCCTCAGTGAGTGCGCCGTTCTGCGGCGACTGCTCGCGGGCGCGCGTCTCGGCGGTGGGCGTGCTGTACAGCTGCCTGTTTGCCGGCAGCGGCACGGACCTGCGGGCGCCCCTGCGGGCCGGGGCCGACGACACGGCCATGCACCGCCTGATCGCGGACGTGTGGCGTGCGCGGCAGGACCGCTACAGCGAGGAACGCGGCGAGGTCACGCGGGCGCAGAGGAAAGAGCAGAAAGTCGAGATGTCGCACATCGGCGGTTAG
- a CDS encoding V-type ATP synthase subunit K encodes MTKYNKIVLASLVLALATSGLAQTETVAANNDEMYRGLRALGAGLALGLGAVGTGIAQARIGSSLVGAVAEDSSKAGSLLLYFLIPETLVIFGFLALFILN; translated from the coding sequence ATGACCAAATACAACAAGATCGTCCTCGCCTCCCTCGTTCTCGCCCTCGCCACCAGCGGTCTGGCACAGACCGAAACGGTCGCCGCCAACAACGACGAGATGTACCGTGGTCTGCGCGCCCTGGGCGCCGGTCTGGCCCTGGGTCTGGGTGCCGTCGGCACCGGCATCGCGCAGGCGCGCATCGGTTCCTCGCTGGTCGGCGCCGTCGCCGAGGACTCCAGCAAGGCCGGCAGCCTGCTGCTGTACTTCCTGATTCCCGAAACGCTGGTTATCTTCGGCTTCCTCGCGCTGTTCATCCTGAACTGA
- a CDS encoding ammonium transporter encodes MNVKSLLPLTIGLGGAALAQDTAPTLNTGDTAWMLASAALVLLMTPGLALFYGGLTRAQSVLNTMMMSVVSIGLVGVLWMLAGYSLAFGEGGNALIGSLANVGLTGLADGLTGTIPSYVFAAFQAMFAIIALALISGAVVERMRFGAFILFGALWTLLIYSPLAHWVWSADGWLFKDGALDFAGGTVIHIAAGISALVAAFVLGPRIGFPRNAHMPHNVPLVLLGAGLLWFGWMGFNAGSALAANQTAALAFLNTLVAPAAAMLTWLGFENSRTGKPTAVGAATGLVVGLVAITPACAFVTPWAAVIVGMLGAAASYGAVQFKHRLGADDSLDVFACHGVAGIAGALLTGALAWTTGQGKPVPEQLLTQLISVVASLVWAGVGSFLLLKLVSVVMPLRVPASQEVGGMDISAHSEQGYADSETGLGAPVFVGGD; translated from the coding sequence ATGAACGTCAAATCCCTTCTTCCCCTGACCATAGGCCTGGGCGGCGCGGCACTGGCGCAGGACACGGCCCCCACACTGAATACCGGCGACACTGCCTGGATGCTGGCCTCGGCGGCGCTGGTCCTGCTGATGACGCCGGGACTGGCCCTGTTCTACGGCGGCCTGACCCGCGCCCAGAGCGTGCTGAACACCATGATGATGAGCGTGGTCTCGATTGGGCTGGTCGGCGTGCTGTGGATGCTGGCGGGCTATAGCCTCGCGTTCGGGGAGGGCGGCAATGCCCTGATCGGCTCGCTGGCGAACGTCGGCCTGACCGGCCTGGCCGACGGGCTGACCGGCACCATTCCCAGTTACGTCTTCGCGGCGTTCCAGGCCATGTTCGCCATCATCGCGCTGGCGCTGATCTCGGGCGCGGTGGTGGAGCGCATGCGCTTCGGGGCCTTCATCCTGTTCGGGGCGCTGTGGACCCTGCTGATCTACTCGCCGCTGGCCCACTGGGTCTGGAGCGCCGACGGCTGGCTGTTCAAGGACGGCGCGCTGGACTTTGCGGGCGGCACGGTGATTCACATTGCCGCCGGAATCAGCGCCCTGGTGGCCGCCTTTGTGCTGGGGCCGCGCATCGGCTTTCCGCGCAACGCCCACATGCCGCACAACGTGCCGCTGGTGCTGCTGGGTGCGGGGCTGCTGTGGTTCGGCTGGATGGGTTTCAACGCAGGCAGCGCCCTGGCCGCCAACCAGACCGCCGCACTGGCCTTTCTCAACACGCTGGTCGCCCCCGCCGCGGCCATGCTGACCTGGCTGGGCTTCGAGAACAGCCGGACCGGCAAGCCCACCGCCGTGGGGGCCGCCACCGGACTGGTGGTGGGGCTGGTCGCCATCACCCCCGCCTGCGCCTTCGTCACCCCCTGGGCCGCCGTGATCGTGGGCATGCTGGGCGCCGCCGCCAGCTACGGGGCCGTGCAGTTCAAGCACCGGCTGGGCGCGGACGACTCGCTGGACGTGTTCGCGTGCCACGGCGTTGCCGGGATTGCGGGCGCGCTGCTGACCGGGGCGCTGGCCTGGACCACCGGGCAGGGCAAGCCGGTGCCCGAACAGCTGTTGACCCAGCTGATCAGCGTGGTGGCCTCGCTGGTGTGGGCGGGCGTGGGTTCGTTCCTCCTGCTGAAGCTGGTCAGCGTGGTTATGCCGCTGCGGGTTCCGGCCAGCCAGGAGGTGGGCGGCATGGACATCAGCGCCCACAGCGAGCAGGGCTACGCCGACAGCGAGACGGGCCTGGGCGCCCCGGTGTTCGTGGGCGGGGACTGA
- a CDS encoding V-type ATP synthase subunit I translates to MINPMQQVVIATRSRSSDAVITALQDAGVLHLKPITGGPLSTGSLTEGDAQSRREDERLLARADSTIAELGTYRPAPSPLPDPGQWAEVVEAAAGPVSLLARSRQELQADADAERAYGEAVRALARMAGPLDRSRRLSLLPFLLQPSDDVAELDAALREALPERYALATETVGQNRVGLIVTLGRERDAARAALGKARLGELRLPGRFDSMPLGEAAAEMERIKHDGDARQQQLHAERDALARQHGPALYAVRDALKDRVAVHDVRAVSARGKYSLVMQGFVPVDRVPALTSALGNFGDAVSYELHPVDELHDETVPVELKNSSYASRFSVVMGLLSLPRYGTFDPTSVIAFFFPLFFGIIIADIGYGLLFLWFGMWLLGKARRGEGWDLSFFGAFVPPATLSNLGFVVNVMAAWTILWGFLTGEFFGTLLEHLHFFYINPDLLNNLWGWTGVRYLEEEGVKHYGLIPILFPRLETSYFSNVALVFALLFGILQVLWGWGIRIQQGVKHRDPVHTWEGIALFGGVLALIMLAFATQAGKDFGQFTNFANPLIIVMYIGFALFLIGWIRVIKQYPLLPIELLSQGGAVVSYARIFAVGLVSAILARLSTDLGWSLYENIGVLGILVGLIVGAALHFFVLALTLIGHIVQPIRLQMVEFLNPTGFNTDTSPAYNPLRRLSPNAAGSGQVK, encoded by the coding sequence GTGATCAACCCGATGCAGCAAGTTGTGATCGCGACGCGCAGCCGCAGCAGCGACGCCGTCATCACGGCCCTGCAAGACGCCGGGGTGCTGCATCTCAAACCCATCACGGGTGGTCCCCTCAGTACCGGCTCGCTGACCGAGGGGGACGCCCAGTCCCGCCGCGAGGACGAGCGGCTGCTGGCGCGTGCCGACAGCACCATCGCCGAGCTGGGCACCTACCGTCCCGCCCCCTCCCCACTGCCGGACCCCGGTCAGTGGGCTGAGGTCGTGGAGGCGGCGGCCGGCCCGGTCTCCCTGCTGGCGCGCAGCCGCCAGGAACTGCAGGCCGACGCCGACGCCGAGCGGGCCTACGGCGAGGCGGTGCGCGCCCTGGCCCGCATGGCCGGACCGCTGGACCGCAGCCGCCGCCTGAGCTTGCTGCCGTTCCTGCTGCAGCCCAGCGACGACGTTGCAGAGCTGGACGCGGCGCTGCGCGAGGCCCTGCCTGAGCGCTATGCCCTGGCCACCGAGACCGTGGGCCAGAACCGGGTGGGCCTGATCGTCACGCTGGGGCGCGAACGCGACGCGGCGCGTGCGGCCCTGGGCAAGGCCCGGCTGGGTGAACTGCGCCTGCCGGGCCGCTTCGACAGCATGCCGCTGGGCGAGGCCGCCGCCGAGATGGAGCGCATCAAGCATGACGGGGACGCGCGGCAGCAACAGCTGCACGCCGAGCGCGACGCGCTGGCCCGGCAGCATGGTCCGGCCCTGTATGCGGTACGTGACGCCCTGAAAGACCGGGTGGCCGTCCATGACGTCCGCGCCGTGTCCGCCCGTGGCAAGTACAGCTTGGTGATGCAGGGCTTCGTGCCGGTGGACCGGGTGCCGGCCCTGACCTCGGCGCTGGGCAACTTCGGCGACGCGGTCAGCTACGAACTGCATCCCGTTGACGAACTGCACGACGAGACGGTGCCGGTGGAGCTGAAGAACAGCAGCTACGCCAGCCGCTTCAGCGTGGTGATGGGGCTGCTCAGCCTGCCCAGGTACGGCACCTTCGATCCCACCAGCGTGATTGCCTTCTTCTTCCCGCTGTTTTTCGGCATCATCATCGCCGACATCGGGTACGGACTGCTGTTCTTGTGGTTCGGCATGTGGCTGCTGGGCAAGGCCCGCCGGGGCGAGGGCTGGGACCTGAGCTTCTTCGGTGCCTTTGTGCCGCCCGCCACCCTCAGCAACCTGGGCTTCGTCGTCAACGTGATGGCCGCGTGGACCATCCTGTGGGGCTTCCTGACCGGCGAGTTCTTCGGCACGCTGCTGGAGCACCTGCACTTCTTCTACATCAACCCCGATCTGCTCAACAACCTGTGGGGCTGGACCGGCGTGCGCTACCTGGAAGAAGAGGGCGTCAAGCACTACGGCCTGATCCCGATCCTGTTCCCGCGCCTGGAGACCAGCTACTTCAGCAACGTTGCGCTCGTCTTCGCGCTGCTCTTCGGCATCCTTCAGGTGCTGTGGGGCTGGGGCATCCGCATCCAGCAGGGCGTCAAGCACCGTGATCCCGTCCATACCTGGGAAGGCATTGCGCTGTTCGGCGGCGTGCTGGCCCTGATCATGCTGGCCTTCGCCACGCAGGCGGGCAAGGACTTCGGCCAGTTCACCAACTTTGCCAACCCGCTGATCATCGTGATGTACATCGGCTTCGCGCTGTTCCTGATCGGCTGGATCCGTGTCATCAAGCAGTACCCGCTGCTGCCCATCGAACTGCTGTCGCAGGGCGGCGCGGTGGTCAGCTACGCCCGTATCTTTGCCGTGGGTCTGGTCAGCGCCATTTTGGCCCGGCTGTCCACCGACCTGGGCTGGAGCCTGTACGAGAACATCGGCGTGCTGGGCATCCTGGTGGGCCTGATCGTGGGCGCGGCGCTGCACTTCTTCGTGCTGGCGCTGACCCTGATCGGCCACATCGTGCAGCCCATCCGTCTTCAGATGGTGGAGTTCCTGAACCCCACCGGCTTCAACACCGACACCAGCCCCGCCTACAATCCTCTTCGCCGCCTTAGCCCGAATGCCGCCGGCAGCGGGCAGGTCAAATAA
- a CDS encoding GntR family transcriptional regulator, which produces MAKYPLIKSTLKDRLLGGHYVEGLPLPSEPQLAREFEVSRMTARRAIDELEREGYVYRVQGAGTFPTGKRFRQGTFRVRPFKEWARHPDHRTTVLRAMQIEATPEIAIVLQIQAGDPVIFVHRLRNAGDEALVIEKRYVNAALAPGLLDQNLSAESIHETMVSMGVPMARVEQNLEAVNLRQEEADLLRVPLGTAAFLLRRTTYSGTRRASYVNYWVRGDRYAFQDTFEP; this is translated from the coding sequence ATGGCGAAGTACCCGCTGATCAAATCAACCTTGAAGGACCGGCTGCTGGGCGGCCACTACGTCGAGGGGCTGCCTCTTCCCAGCGAACCTCAACTGGCCCGTGAATTTGAAGTCTCGCGCATGACCGCCCGGCGCGCCATTGACGAGCTGGAGCGCGAGGGCTACGTGTACCGCGTGCAGGGCGCAGGCACCTTTCCCACCGGCAAACGCTTCCGGCAGGGCACTTTCCGCGTCCGGCCCTTCAAGGAATGGGCGCGTCACCCGGACCACCGCACCACCGTCCTGCGGGCCATGCAGATCGAGGCCACGCCTGAAATCGCCATCGTGCTGCAGATTCAGGCGGGCGATCCGGTGATCTTCGTCCACCGCCTGCGCAACGCCGGGGACGAGGCGCTGGTGATCGAGAAACGCTACGTCAATGCCGCGCTGGCGCCGGGACTGCTGGACCAGAACCTCAGCGCCGAGAGCATCCACGAGACCATGGTCAGCATGGGCGTTCCGATGGCCCGGGTCGAGCAGAACCTGGAGGCCGTCAACCTGCGTCAGGAGGAGGCGGACCTGCTGCGCGTGCCGCTGGGCACCGCCGCCTTCCTGCTGCGCCGCACCACCTACAGCGGCACCCGGCGCGCGAGCTACGTCAACTACTGGGTGCGCGGGGACCGCTACGCCTTCCAGGACACCTTCGAACCGTAA